A genomic window from Chlorobium phaeobacteroides DSM 266 includes:
- the thiL gene encoding thiamine-phosphate kinase: MPYKAISDLGEFGLIDRISSLVGPTLDASPNLLTGIGDDCAVYQPTAGMLEVTTTDLLVEKVHFDLLTTPLKHLGSKSISVNVSDICAMNATPQYALIGIAVPPSFSVEMIEELYKGMSHAARIYGVAIAGGDTSVSRSGLFISVTMTGEVSGERLTRRSGAKPGEMICVTGTLGGAAAGLRLLMREKNIMLEHIEHHEPYNKSLMVDLEEYADAIKEQLLPAARIDIIRFFHSRNINPTAMIDISDGLSSDLRHLCNSSGTGAVIHEGRIPVHSGARRIADELRDDALGWSLTGGEDYQLLFTLPKERFPDIAEHDDISIIGEITEKDAGISLVDIYGMSIDLEKLPGYDHFRS, encoded by the coding sequence ATGCCATATAAAGCTATTTCCGATCTTGGTGAATTCGGACTCATCGATCGGATATCCTCGCTTGTCGGGCCAACGCTTGATGCTTCACCAAACCTGCTTACAGGAATCGGAGATGACTGCGCCGTTTATCAGCCGACCGCCGGTATGCTCGAAGTAACGACAACCGACCTGCTTGTGGAAAAGGTACATTTTGACCTGCTTACAACTCCTCTTAAACATCTCGGAAGTAAATCAATCAGCGTCAATGTCTCCGACATCTGCGCCATGAATGCAACACCTCAATATGCGTTGATCGGCATCGCTGTTCCGCCATCATTTTCGGTAGAGATGATAGAAGAACTCTACAAGGGCATGAGCCATGCCGCACGCATCTATGGAGTCGCCATTGCAGGAGGCGACACATCTGTCTCCCGATCAGGTCTCTTTATTTCGGTGACCATGACCGGTGAGGTTTCCGGGGAGCGACTCACCAGACGATCCGGAGCAAAACCGGGTGAAATGATCTGTGTTACCGGCACTCTTGGCGGAGCGGCTGCAGGACTGCGCTTGCTTATGCGTGAAAAGAACATCATGCTGGAGCATATTGAACACCATGAACCGTATAACAAAAGCCTCATGGTTGATCTCGAAGAGTACGCTGATGCCATAAAAGAGCAGCTTCTTCCCGCTGCACGCATTGATATCATCCGGTTCTTTCACTCCAGGAACATCAATCCGACAGCCATGATTGATATTTCGGATGGCTTGAGCTCTGACCTGAGACATCTCTGCAACAGTTCGGGCACCGGAGCGGTAATCCACGAAGGAAGAATACCGGTTCATTCCGGAGCAAGAAGAATTGCCGATGAGCTGCGCGATGATGCGCTCGGCTGGTCATTGACCGGCGGAGAGGACTACCAACTGCTTTTTACGCTGCCTAAAGAACGGTTTCCTGATATTGCAGAACACGACGATATTTCGATCATCGGAGAAATAACAGAAAAGGATGCCGGCATCTCATTGGTCGACATCTACGGCATGAGCATAGACCTCGAAAAACTGCCCGGATATGACCATTTCCGCTCATAA